TTCAAATTCGGCCTGCGCAAACTTTCGGCCATCGAGCACGTCGAGGAGCTGACCCGGCAGGCGCGCCCGGTGTGCAAAAATCCCCGGGAGGCCGATAAGCTGCAGGACAAGTGCCTCCAGGCGGTGGACGAAGCCGGGGGTTATTTAAAATTGTGGGCCATCGAACGGAGAGCAAGGCGCGAGTTCGCCGACCTGCCCCGGCGCGACATCCCCGAGGGCGGGCTCCTGCGCGTGGGCGTTGTGGGCGAGCTCTACGTAGTTCTCGAGCGTTTCGTCAACTTCGACCTGGAGAGGAAGCTCGGGCGCATGGGGGTGCTGGTCACGCGGCCGGTCTCCCTTTCGGCCTGGCTGCACCACAAGATGACCGTGGGCGGGACAAAGGAGGAGAACACCCGCGAGGTGGCAAAGGCCTTCGCCGGCGAGTACCTGGCGTACGACGCCGGCGGCGAGTCCCTCGTCACCGTGGGGCAGACGGTCCGACTGGCCGGGGAGGGCTACGACGGCATCGTGCATCTGATGCCCTTCACCTGCATGCCCGAGATAGTGGCCCAGAACATCCTTACGAGGGTCTCGGAAGAATGTAAAATACCGGTTATGACACTAATAATTGACGAGCACACCGCCGAGGCGGGGATAATGACCCGCCTGGAGGCCTTCGTGGACCTGATGGCCCGCAAGCGTTCCTTGGCGGTGCCGGCGCACCTGGCGGGGTAGCAACTTGGGCGAACAGCTGTTCATGGGTGTGGACGTCGGTTCGGTCAGCACGAATCTGGCCGTCATAGACCCACAGAGCCGGGTGGTGGAGAAGCTGTACCTGCGCACCCTGGGGCGGCCCATCGAGACGGTGCAGCGGGGACTCGCGGAGATGAGGGAACTTCTGGGCGACCGGACCGGCGACATCGCCGGGGTGGGGACAACGGGGTCGGCGCGGCAGCTCACCGCGGTCCTCGTCGGCGCCGATTCGGTCAAGAACGAGATAACGGCACACGCCATCGCGGCCTCGCTGGTCATCCCCGGCGTGCGTACCGTTTTCGAGATAGGCGGCCAGGATTCGAAAATCATCATTCTGCGCGACGGCATCGTGGTGGATTTCGCCATGAACACGGTCTGCGCCGCCGGTACCGGCTCCTTCCTGGACCAGCAGGCGGCCCGCCTGTCCATCCCCATCGAGGATTTCGGCGGCCACGCGCTGCGCTCCACCGCCCCGGTGCGCATCGCCGGCCGCTGCACAGTTTTCGCCGAATCGGACATGATTCACAAGCAGCAGATCGGCCACACGACCGATGACATCATCGCCGGCCTCTGCGAGGCTCTGGTGCGCAACTACCTCAACAACATCGCCCGGGGCAAGGACATAAAGCCGCCCGTGGTCTTCCAGGGCGGGGTGGCGGCCAACCGAGGCATCAAGAGCGCCTTCGAGAGGCACCTGGGCTTCGAGGTCATCGTCCCTCCCTACCACGACGTCATGGGGGCCATCGGCGCCGCCCAGCTGGCCCTGGAGCGCGTGGCGGTCACCGGTTCCACCCGGTTCAAAGGCTTCCAGGCGGCGGAGTTCGAGTACAAAACCCTCGGCTTCGAGTGCGGCAACTGCCCCAACGTGTGCGAGGTGGTGGAGATACTCCAGAACGGGGTCGTCATCAGCCGCTGGGGGGACAAGTGCGGCCGGTATCAGGACCTCACCGTGGGGCGCAATTCATAACTTGCATCGCAGTAACTTTTTATGGATAATAAAACCGCTGGACCTCGCGGAAAGGAGTAGGGGAATGACCAAGGCGGACCTCGCTCAACGGATCGCGAAAAAAACTCAATTAACGCTCAAACAGACCACGGAATTGATAAATGCGATCCTGGATATGATAACCGTTTCCCTGACGAAATCCGGAAAAGACGAAACCCTTTACCGGCAGCGCATCGAAATCCGGGGCTTCGGGACGTTCCGCCTGCGCAAGAAACGGGCCCGCCTGGCCCGCAACCCCCGCACCGGCGAGATGATCCGCGTCGCAGACAAGTGGGTCCCCCATTTCAAGCCCTCCAAGCAGTTGAAGTCCATCCTGCCCGATTAAAAAAACGCAGTCAAAATCTCTCGCCTTTATGCTATAGTCGGGCCCTCGTACGCCTGTTGGGCCCTTCATTTCAAAGCAAGATTCAAAGGGGTGGGACTTGGGTTCTGGCAAGAAGCGCAAGAGGCAGAAGATAGCCACTCATAAAAGGAAGAAAAAGCGTCGTGCGGACCGTCACAAGAGGAAGAAGTAGGATACATAACCCTCATTATCAGACGTAACACCCCGGATTAACCGGGGTGTTTTAAAAAATTCTATATTCTATTCCTGGTAATTAATCCATACCTATTCTATGTACATTTACAAATAATTAATCTTGCATTTTCCCATGCTTTTAGTATTCATTTGGTTTTTTATTTTTCTATTTTTGCTAAAAGTTTTGGGATCGTCTTACCTAAACGGACCATTATCCGTGTTCATAACGCTAGAGACACGTTGATTGAGGAGTGTTATCCTGCCACAGATGTGAGGAGGCAAAAGTGGCAGGAAAGGCGTCATCCGACCGGCACATCAAGTGCCCCCGTTGCAACTACCGTTGGCAGTACACGCTGGCCGATGGGCGCCGCAAGTGCAAACGATGCGGCAAGAAGTTCACCCACAGGCGTCAGCGGCGCGGGGTGTGCGCCAAGCAGCTCAAGGAGATCGCCCGGCTGTTCTGGCTGGGGGTGCCCGCAGCCGCGGCGGCCCGGGACCTGTCTCTCAACAACGTCACCGTTACCCGCTATTACAGACGGCTGCGCGAGCGGATTGCCACCGACCGCGAGGCCCAACTGTCAAAGCTCCACGGGCACATCGAGGCCGACGAGTCCTACTTCGGTGGCGTGCGCAAGGGCAAACGCGGCCGGGGCGCCGCCGGGAAGGTGCCCGTCTTCGGCCTGTTGAAGCGCGGCGGCGAGGTCCGGGTTATCCTCCCCCGACGCTGCGACGGCGAGCAGCTCATCGGCGCAATCAGGGCCAACGTCGAGCTGGACTCCATCGTTTACACCGACGGTTACTCGGCCTACAACAAGCTGTCGCTCAACGGGTTCCATCACGAGCGCGTCAATCACGGCGAGACCTTCTCCAACGGCCGCAGCCACATCAACGGCATCGAGAACTTCTGGGGCTACGCCAAGCGGCGGCTGAAGGTCTATCACGGCGGCTTCAAACGCAACTTCGACCTGTTCATC
This sequence is a window from bacterium. Protein-coding genes within it:
- a CDS encoding IS1595 family transposase translates to MAGKASSDRHIKCPRCNYRWQYTLADGRRKCKRCGKKFTHRRQRRGVCAKQLKEIARLFWLGVPAAAAARDLSLNNVTVTRYYRRLRERIATDREAQLSKLHGHIEADESYFGGVRKGKRGRGAAGKVPVFGLLKRGGEVRVILPRRCDGEQLIGAIRANVELDSIVYTDGYSAYNKLSLNGFHHERVNHGETFSNGRSHINGIENFWGYAKRRLKVYHGGFKRNFDLFI
- a CDS encoding acyl-CoA dehydratase activase — encoded protein: MGVDVGSVSTNLAVIDPQSRVVEKLYLRTLGRPIETVQRGLAEMRELLGDRTGDIAGVGTTGSARQLTAVLVGADSVKNEITAHAIAASLVIPGVRTVFEIGGQDSKIIILRDGIVVDFAMNTVCAAGTGSFLDQQAARLSIPIEDFGGHALRSTAPVRIAGRCTVFAESDMIHKQQIGHTTDDIIAGLCEALVRNYLNNIARGKDIKPPVVFQGGVAANRGIKSAFERHLGFEVIVPPYHDVMGAIGAAQLALERVAVTGSTRFKGFQAAEFEYKTLGFECGNCPNVCEVVEILQNGVVISRWGDKCGRYQDLTVGRNS
- a CDS encoding CoA protein activase, with the protein product MILTFPHMGNMYIALRVLLEALGREYVVPPRPSKRTLELGVRHSPETACLPLKINLGDFIEALNQGADTVLVIGGGGPCRFGYYGIIQEQILRNMGYDVTFYYFSQDTKEDFVEMFRHISNGKSLLTIWRAFKFGLRKLSAIEHVEELTRQARPVCKNPREADKLQDKCLQAVDEAGGYLKLWAIERRARREFADLPRRDIPEGGLLRVGVVGELYVVLERFVNFDLERKLGRMGVLVTRPVSLSAWLHHKMTVGGTKEENTREVAKAFAGEYLAYDAGGESLVTVGQTVRLAGEGYDGIVHLMPFTCMPEIVAQNILTRVSEECKIPVMTLIIDEHTAEAGIMTRLEAFVDLMARKRSLAVPAHLAG
- a CDS encoding HU family DNA-binding protein, producing the protein MTKADLAQRIAKKTQLTLKQTTELINAILDMITVSLTKSGKDETLYRQRIEIRGFGTFRLRKKRARLARNPRTGEMIRVADKWVPHFKPSKQLKSILPD